Genomic segment of Coffea arabica cultivar ET-39 chromosome 1e, Coffea Arabica ET-39 HiFi, whole genome shotgun sequence:
TATGGCTATTAAGCATATTTCACCGGTAGACAATCAAAACTACAACCATTTCCTAGATGTTTCGGTGGACAttttcagccccaaaattgCAATTAAATCTTCAAATTCTCAGCCCTGATTTCGCAAGAAAATcttgacaaacaaaacaaatgaacTATAAATAAATTACAGCAATATAATCAAACGATTTCAAGAGGACATGATGGTTTAATCTCGTCACTGCTATTTTTCATACGCTCTTTGGTTGGCTACCACCGTCGCTAACCCTTTTATTGTGTCTGCATATGGCAGCACCCAAAAACAACCGATCGATGAGAAAGGATAGAGGGAAAGTGTGAACTAAAGATGAAAATATTGAAGTGAGAAAATTTATTCAATTGTAACCAAGAGAAAGTGTGGACAAAAGTGGAAACCTTTGCCTGGGAATTCAATCGTATCATTGGAACTGAGAACTAAGTAAGAATAAGGCAGATGACTTTAAAGAGATGATACCTGAAAGTGTTTCAGGAACCCAAAACCGTTTTCAGAAATTGGTAACTTTTTTACTTAAATATgaacattttttacttttagtattagtaagtttaatttaaacataagtaaattttgtcaaataataagtaaattaaattactcaaagtgtaaatttctatttcggactaaaacttatctttcaggcatatacttactagttttaattaaaaacttactaaagttaatattaattactttaatataatatttaaaaaggtTGCTAAAAAATTTGATCTGTCACTAAAGGTAATAGAAACCTATAATAGCAGGTTTCCCTAATATCGTTACCATAACTATAGGCACTGTAGCATTGTCAAGATCAAATGctaaacttcacaaaatgatgAATGGAAACTGATTTATTAGgattaaatgacaaaattagctaaaatattaatcaaatgaaaatcaaaactataaattcttcaaaattattaaaccttccctatttcatcctaaaattcacgaaaaatctgtccaaaaaaCATATTAAAGCATGCCAACAACAATTCAGATTTTGAAGGGACAAAATTGATTGTATTTTCCTAATTGTTATGGGCTTTAGTAACATTAAGCCAAAATTCGAGGGTTAAACATGCAATTTCTGAAATTTGTTGCATGCATGTTACGAAGCTTTCTTATGCTTCTGCAATTTCTTATCCGCAAGGTTCTGCAACTTTCCATACCGCaactttctttccatttcagcATGCAGACATGTTCACCAACTACCAGGATCTTAACTCTCAATTATCAACTAAATCAAAAGCTACATTTTGTTGCAGGATTAAAGCAAAAATCTGAGCTGACCGTCAAGGACAAAGGGAACTaatcagcaaaagaaaaaaaatgcagcaggagCTTTCTCTGCAAAATCACATTTACAAGCTTTCCGTAGCTCTCGGCTATTCATCACCTAAATCTATCGCACAACAATGAACGAAAAGGGAACTACAACATGccattttgataagaaaaacaaTTCCATCCCTCTAGCATCAAGAACATGAGCTAAACTACCCAACCTGATAAACAAAGTTTCTGAAACAAGAACATACAAGGCAGGAGCAAAGAATCTGGCTTGACTGAGATAGAAAGAGGGAGGCCTCAACAACTCGAGCGGAtaaaacacaaaagaaagacCAAGGCAACATCAAAACCTTAGGTTTCCTTTTAAAATTCTGGTTTAAGACTTTTTGCGAGAAAATTATTTCAATCAGTACCAACCTACCCCCATTACCGATCACTGGATTGAGAGcaagaggaaaggaaagaggaTATACAAACGGATACTTATGCatattttaatagaaaataagTACAGAATTCATTCATCAAAAATGTTAACGGATACTTATGCatattttaatagaaaataattgCGGTAATTTTTATACATATCGAAAATTAATAGAAATAAGAAACAATCAAAGTCTGCTTTATGActtctaatttttaaaatttaagcaCCAGCCAACCAGAGACAATATGATAACTAACAATTAATGTGTTTCATTTTTCAAGTGGgaataaaaaatgaaagatCAAAAAATATCCAGAGAAAAAGGACAAAACCGTTTTCCAGGAAATGGGTAGTCATTGTCTGCATGGGTAGTCATTGTCTGCAAGTCATTTCTACTTATTTTCATTTCTTAGTATTGAATTGCACCGGCCAAACCCACCGTTGAGGGGGCCTTAACTTCCACGTTTTGCAAAACAGCCACAACAATaaaggacaaaaaaaataaaaacaaagaaaacatcaAGGACCTCTGTTTTGTCGGTTGGAGGAAGAATCAGGACGCAGCAAAATCACAACCTTAGATTCAAGAACTTAaagcttaaaaaaaatatatatatattggaacACCAGAAATTAAAAAGGCAAAAAAGGCAGAATCAAGCAAAAAAGGAAGATAGGAAAacatccctttatgcaaaattgaAGAAGGTATATTAATATCTTATCCCTCtctgcaaaatttcaagttATATTATAAGAAACTGATGAAGCTGCACTCATCCCATCACCACAAACAAGACTGGAAAGAGAGTATTAGTGCTTCTCATCTAAATATGTACATCTGATTAaccccaacaacaaaaaaaaaaaagaaaagctagaAAAACCCACAAGacaaaaagggggggggggaacagaagaagaagaagaggaagaaagcaGGTACAAGGAAGATGAAATCACTGTCTCTAATATGATTATTTAGTTTCCAACAGAAATAGGCCTATTTTCAGCGAATCCCAAGGGTGATCTTGAGCGCTGTTGTCGACTGACGAGGgtgatttctttaagagctggTCTCATCTCTGGCTGCTGAAGAGCACAGAGTAGCAATCATAACACACAGATTTctctttgacatttcaccaaacaTCTTATATGCATTCACAAATTAATCACATTTAACTTAAACGCCTAGTCTCAAGTCCTTTCCTAGATGTTTCATATGGCTATAAAGCATATTTTACCGTAGACAATCAAAACTACAACCATTTCCTAGATGTTTCAGTGGACAttttcagccccaaaattgcaataaaatcttcaaattctcagccttgatttcgcaagaaaatcttgacaaacaaaacaaatgaacTATAAATAAATTACAGCAATATAATCAAACGATTTCAAGAGGACATGATGGTCTAACCTCGTCACTGCTATTTTTCATACGCTCTTTGGTTGGCTACCACCGTCGCTACCCCTTTTATTGTGTCTGCATATGGCAgcacccaaaaacaaccaatcGATGAGAAAGGATAGAGGGAAAGTGGGAACTGAAGATGAAAATTTGAAGTGAGAAAATTTATTCAATTGTAACCAAGAGAAAGTGTGGATCAAAGTGGAAACCTTTGCCTGGGAATTCAATCGTATGTTGGAACTGAGAACTAAGTAATAAGAAGGCAGATGACTTTAAAGAGATGATATCCGAAAGTGTTTCAGGAACCCAAAACTGTTTTCAGAAACTGGTAACTTTTTTACTTAAATATGAACATTTTTTACTTGtagtattagtaagtttaattcaaaaataagtaattttcgtcaaataataagtaaattaaattactcaaagtgtaaatttctatttctgactaaaacttatctttcaggcataaacttactagttttaattaaaaacttactaaatttaatattaattattttaatataatatttaaaaagtcgCTAAAAAATTGGATCTGTCACTAAAGGTAATAGAAACCTATAATAGCAGATTTTCCTAATATCGTTACCATAACTATAGGCACTGTAGCATTGCCCTTAACTCCTTATAGTTTTATATTTTACTACGTAATCCCCTTGTGATTTAATATTTTATCACATAACTCTCTTattgttttcaaaatatatacataaccccctgtgattaattaataattttcaacttcacAAAGGCGTATTTTTGATATCTTAATTGACTCCATTATGAAATGCAAATTTCGTGACTTTGACACTTTAGTCCAAACTATGAGAGAGAGTTATGTAGACCTTATAAAACTACCTGCGCGAGGGGGGGTTATATCAAAAATCACCGAAACACAAGAGGTAAAGTGTATTttattctttgaaaaatatagGTCTGCAAACGCTTTATTTATGTTTGCTGGAAACTATTTTATTACTAGCTTGATTTAGTTGGATATTGCGACTGTGTGAACGCACAGAAAGCTAGCAATGCAAAGGAGGAGGGAGCCCACTGCTATAAATTGCTCCAGCCAGTCCACTCATTATCTTTCCAAGCATAGCACTGTATGGACGCACAGTCATTAAGATGTTCAACCAGGATACTTTTCTGTCTCTAACAAATTTAATTTAGTTGGAATTGTTTAACAAGAATGTGTAAATGGAAACTTCCTATCTCCACCTTCCTGGTTCCTGATTACCGCTTTTTACAGCAAAATTGGAAACCAGTCCGGAAATCAAAAAGACAAGGACGGAAAAGAAACAGAGACGACATATCCTAACTTTGACATGCTTTTTCTTCGTTTTCTGAAGTTTGACATGCTTTTTAAAAGTGAAATAGTACAAAGGATAGCGAATTAAAATAACCTTCAACGTGTTGAATCCCGTGTTTTAATATTGTAGTTACTTTATATGGTGCAACTTTACAGCCAAAAAGCTGCTTTGTGTGCAATAACGTGTATTTATATATGCTAcctttttcaactttttggATTAGAAAAAAAGGGTTGTGCTGCTTTATATAGAACTTCGAATGATGCAGGATTGTCAGCAAAAATGGATCCAAGTCCAGTATTGGATATCGTGAAGAATACCTTCACGGAAGCGAAGAGTTCCAAGTTCACCAATGGCAAAAATAGGTCTGTACAAATAACTCACTCAGTGTTTCCGCTTATCAAAGAAGCAGGTGGCAAGGCTCATGCTGTGATCAGCATTGATCCTGTCAGGCAAGAGCCTCTTCCTTGCAGAAAATGGCCTATCTGCAGGATCCCATTGCACGTTCGCGAAGATAACGAGAAAGCTTATGCTCCCAGATTAGTCTCCATTGGTCCACTTCATCACAAGAGGCCTGGTTTAGAGTTTATGCAAGCTCAAAAGTTGAGACTTTTTGATTCCCTTTTGGAAAGAGGCAGACATCATGGTATTTATGTACTCAATGTTCTCAGTGATGCTATGAAAGAATTGGAAGCAGAAACAAGAGAATGCTATGCAGAGGACTTAACACACATTGACAGTGATAGCTTCACAAAAATGATGCTAGTTGATGGTTGCTTTGTGATAGAGCTCTTGCGCCTCGGTGGAAAAAGTTACCAGGTATAGTCTTAATATCTCCTAGTGTTTTAGGTTCAAGTTTTCACACTCTTGTTCTTTTCCAAGTGGGTTTATATGAAGACAAAAATTTCTTGAACAGGGAAAGCTGGCAGATGATCCCATCTTTGCTACTCGTTGGATGCCATCCAATCTTGGCCTTGATCTCCTGCTGATTGAAAATCAACTTCCTCTATTTGTACTCCAAAGGCTTTTTGATCTTACCAGGTTGGGTgatgaaaaagattctctcaacAAGCTCGCTCTCCAATTTTTCGAGTCGCTCAGGCCAGGGAAAGATGCCATTACCAGCGAAACAACTGATCATGCAGACAGGAAATACACACATTTACTTGCTCTCTTTCATGCTAGCTTTGCTCCAACTGAAACTTACTGTTCTAATACCCAAGCAAGAAGGTCCTGTACCTATAATACATATAGTGGGAAAGGCTGGATCTACAGCGCTAAATCACTCAGCCTTTGTGGGCTGACATTCAAGAAAAAGTCCGGTAACAtgttagatttggaattcgagGACGGAGTGCTGAAGATTTCCCAATTGTTCATTGATGATAACACAGGCATTGTGTTGAGAAATTTGATGGCTCATGAGCAGGGTGATAGAGGTTCTGCACCATATTTTACGTCCCTAGTAGTTTTCCTCGGCAATCTGCTGTGCTCAAGAGATGATGCTAGAGTTCTGATGAAAGCAGGGATCATCAGACAACCAGAGAATGATGAAGAAGAAGTAGTGAATTTTTTCAACAGCCTTGTTAAGCAACTTGTGTTTGACATGGACAGATGCTACCTTCATGAGCTAATTGAAGATGTCAATATTAGCAGTCAATCAGTCTGGGCAAAACTCAGACTACGTTGCCGGCCCATCTTACCTCACCTCAGAATCATAGAGATTGCCTTGTTTACTGTCTCCTTGGCACAAACATTTATCCTCATCAGAAGCTCATAGCTTCTTCCACGTTGAaggctgattttttttttcttttggttggaTGTAACATAGTTCCTATCATGTTCTCCAAAGAAAACATTTCTTAATAAACAGAACGTCTTCCTCATAATTTTCCAGTGTTTTGGCTGGACTGAGAGAAATAATTTTGGTTGAATTACTAGTTACCCTTATGGTTTCACATTTTCCTGGTGAGCACCTTATTGTTCAATAATATTCACTTATACCTCCTTGTTATACTAAGCATTTGAGCAAAGGCATAGGTGGTATTTCAGGTGAATATTTTTAGACCGAATAAGGAATAAACCTATTGATCAATCCATAAGTCGGTGATTCTACcggtaaaatttcaaaaaaaaaaagaaaaaaaaacaccgtTGAATTGTCAATTGAACCCCTAATTCAAACATTATTATGagttaaatatattatttattatagattaaattacatataaccTCCGTGTAACgtttcaaaatatccaactCACCTCCTATAATTTTATGTAAAGTAAaaaattaatagaaaataactTATGTAACATCGTTAGACATTAGTTGAAATACCAATAGTACTCTTacttaaatattaaattaattgACCACTTAATCACCTTGTATAAAAGTATTGAAAGATTACGTTGATAAATGTAAAAGCCACAAGGAGTAAAGTGGATacttatataaattataagagGGTTATATGGATATTAAGATTTTATAATGCGCGTTTTAAAAGTACATTTGATATAAATGCCGTaactaattcatttttcaatttataTAAAATCACAAGAAGGTTACGTGattattttaaaactttaggTAAATTATCCAGCATTGTGTAAAATCACATGGGGATGACAAGCAATTTAacctttattatattatataatcaCTGAATCAACCGATCAACCCACCTATCAAAACCATTGTTGACCCGTCGACCAATCACCCCATTGGATTAGTGTCCAGACTGAATTTTATAATCATAAAAGACAGAGGTACTTTCTGTCTATTTttcaccttaaaaaaaaaaaagaaagggcttCAAATACTCCGTCCATAGTATAGCTTGTCCCCTCTGTTCCATAGTGTCATTTTTTGCCATCCGTTTCTTTCCTCTCCAAAaggtgcctttttttttttttctccaaacGATAGCAGAACTTATATTGCAGATAAAATGAACTTACAAAGTTGGAGCAACTGCTCCTACATCATTTCTGGCTAGACTACTGAGCCAAAGAGGGAAAGATTGTTCCCAACTCACTTCACTAACCAAGTTTAAGGCAAACTTTGCCAATGGTGACTAAAATAGTTACCTTCCCtgccaataaaggaaaaataacaTTTCTGGAACTCTTGCTTAAGCTTTTGGATGTCTTCGACTATCGTTCCAATCACTGGATCCCCAGTGCAGTCTTCTTCAATCCTTGCTACAGCCACATTGCAGTCTGATTGTATCCAGATGTTTCTCCAACCTTTTGGCCTTTAACAGGGCAGTTCTAATCGCGGTTGCTTCCTCTATTACTGGTTCAGTACACTTTTTTGCCAGCCCAAGCACACACTAACTTACCACTGTCATCCCTTGCCACAATTCCCCACCCTGCCACTTCCTTCCTTTGGTTGAGGGCTGCTGTATTTATCTTTATCACCCTCCTTTCAGGTGTTGTTCCTCTGATTCCAGCTCCTTGcttgctttcttcttcatcttgtTCGTGATCCTCCCCTATACTCCTGCCATTCATATGTTGCCTTTTGTGCTGTCAAGCCGGACATTTCCTTACCTTTTTAAATTGCATTTGATTCCTGGATTTCCATATCTGCCACAGGATATTTACAGTTAATGCACTATGTTGCTCGCCATCCTCTCTTCCCTTTGCCTCCATCAAAGTGGTCCACCATAACCAGAAATTCTGCCTAAAGGAAAGCAAACCATCCCACTTAATTGGTGCAGCCTTCCATATCCATTCAGCATGTTGGCAGAAAAACATCATGTGCTCCAAAGTTTCTGTTGCCTCCCCACAGCATGGACATTTATCCTCCCCTTTCCTTGTTCTGGTTCTACTGATTTCATTAACAGGCAAGACTCTATGTAGACATTGAGGTATTTTAGCTGGaatcttttcctttgtttctttatttcattttcaggAACAATTTCTCTCCATGCACATGCGTGAAAAAACACTTCTGCAAAAGTTTCTAAAACTTCAGTCTCGTTGATTATGTATTCACTCCCTTAATCATTCTTTTTCAGCAAATAAAACCCATTAGGCTTGAACCCTCTCTTTTGATGTTACATTTCATTATTGCCCCGTAAGCCTCATATTATTTCGTTCAACAAAAAGTTGACCGATTTCggatttttcttttccattttcttacgGGAATTTTTTAGGGATTACAAATTTATAGCAGTGATTCCaaaaagagattttttttttaattcttgtcTAGCTGTTAATGATAAACTAAAGGAAAGCAGTTTGAAGCAAATGTCATGGATAACTGCCCCATACTTTGGATTAAAGTTTCAACGTGATAAATGTTATCCTAAATTTATGAGATGGTAATACGAAAAAGGATGAACTACAAGAGGCTTAAGTATGAtttacccaaaaaagaaaaattagggtCCTCAGGAATGATAATGTCAGCAAATATCAGCCAGAACTATTTTTTTCAAGCAAAGTCCATCAATCGGAAAATTGGTTCAAGCTTTGAAATATCAGCAGATTCTTTTAGTATGTTTAATGTTATCTTTCTAATACATTGGGTAGCTCTTTATGATCGTATAATCCTTCCTATTACATCAAGAATCATGGGGAAACATGTTCATTTCTCGACAAGGAAAAGAATGGGAGGTGGAATGCTCCTGTCCCTTTTCTCCATGATAGCGACAGCAATTGTAGAGGGTAAATGACGTAGTCTGGCTATAAGTGAAGGAAATTCAGATGATCCAGAAGCAGTGTTGGACATGCCAGCACTCTGGCTTCTTCCACAATATTTCCTGCTCGGCTTCTGTGAAGCTTTGAGTGTAGCTGTACAAAATGAGTTCTACTATTCTGAGCTTCCCAGTAGCATTTCAAGTGTGGCTTCCACTTTGTTCACACTTGGGATGTCTGTGGCAAGTTTGGTTGCATGTTTTCTTATGAACACCATTGATGAATTCGCAAAACGAGGAGGAAACGAAAGTTAGATTTCAATCAATGTCAATAAAGGTCATTATGATTATTACTACTGCAGTCTCGCTGGCTTAAGTATATATGCTTAACGTGATTTATTTCCTCATTTGCTGTAAGGCTAATGGTCCAAGCAAAGAAGATAACTAAAAGATGACTCTTCATGTACAGGATGAACAGAATTGATGGTGTTTCACTACTGTAGTATTAGGTTCATAAACCTGCGGATGGCTGTAAATCAGAAGATGAATTGATCTGGATGTTTTCATCAAGTTTACAAAAGCTATATTGATGtttgaagaggtgatttttggcgGGTAATTAGTCCAACCGAAATCAGCTCTCTTGTTGAGGTGGTGAGGTGGACTCGATTATCTCACCTCGGGTGGAATGAAGTGAGGTTGCACGTTCAAAGTGgatggcggggcttctcccctggtatcactccgacgatcaagttagtatgagaacgagaaaGATAGTAGAATATGAGAATGAACAGTGTGCTTACTTGTTAGGAGTACatgaggggtatttatagagtgAGAGTGGAGGGCAGGACGGGGGTCTTATGCCGGTGGGACCCATGCCCTGCCATTACGGCTCTACTCCCTGTCAGGTGGcctgactctgacactgtagcctTCTGGGTATGATGACGGAGAGTATTGTGCAGGTGCCATTAAGTGCctccagtgcttttcagataaaaaCTGGTCCCGGGTGATGTCAGGTGGCTTGACCTCGTCAGCGTGCAACTGAGGTGGAGGTGCCGAGGTCACCTACACGGTAGACTAGGGATCCGGCCGAGCTCAGGGGATATGCCCAAGACACGGATGAGCTCCGATGAGGGACGAGGTGGGTTCACCTCGGAATTGCGGGGTTgccgaggtgagcatcctcaATAAGCCCCCCAAGCCTCGGGAGCTCCGGGCTAGGGAGGTACCGAGGCTTCTTTGTGCCGAAGTCGTCAAGAGTCGGGGTCCCGAAACTGCTCCGGAAGATGCGGGGACGAGACACGTGGGCGAGTCAGTTGACAGGACGTGGTCACTGGTAACCGTCGCGTCGTGAAGTAGTGGGACGTTTCGTGCAGAGGGTGTCAGTTGAAAGGACGGGGCATTAATGAAGAGAGAGGGAAGCACGTCTTTTCAAATTCGAACGTGGCTGCCTTTTCGCCTTCTTGCCGCCTCTTCGGATTCTCGCCGAATCCCTATAAATAGGGGGTCCTTTTCACCGCATGGCCCCTCACTTTATCTTTCAGCCTTCGACTTGTAAAATTCTCGAGTGTTGCCGAGGTGAGTCCAGCTCTGCCAGGCGAAATCACAGCCGAAGCCATCCACTTCGTCAGATTCCGTAGTCAACAGTAAGTATTTCTATTTTCATCTCATCATTCACATATGGCCAAAACGGCTAAAATCCATAAGGAGACCGTGAAACCGAGCTACCAGGCCGAGGTGGTGCCTGACACTTCGGAAAAAGCGACTTCATCCAGCTCTGGGGGATCGACGTCCGGTGCTGCGGAGGGTTCAACCGAGGTGGAGATCGCCGAGGCAGCCTCGGTGTCAGAGTCGTCCGAGATGAGTGAAGCTGGTTCCGAGGTTGTCTTCAATAACGAGCACGGAGCTCAGATACCCCATGATGAGGGAGTACTGGAGCCAGTAGCTCCGAAAAACGCGGCCAAGATTGACTTCGGCAAGATGCCGAAGTTCAGAAGTCGAGTGGGGGAAGACAGGGCTCAGAAGGTGATAAGAAAGTACCCTTTCAGACCGGGGTACATCATCACCTCGCCCGGACCAGATGACTCAGCCGAGAAGCCCCCCATGGGGACGGTGGCAGTCTACATCCAGCAACTGGAAGCCGGGCTGAGGATGCCGACGTCGAGGTTCTTCAGGGACACACTTCGTCACTTCGGTATGAGGATTACTCAGCTCGTCCCAAACGCGGTCCGCATTCTCGTAGGTTTCGAGATGCTGTGCCGACATCAAGAAGTGACTCCAACTGTGGATCTATTCCGCCGATGCTACACCTCCAAGGCGCATGGGACAGACAAGGGGTGGTTCTACGTCTG
This window contains:
- the LOC113694905 gene encoding UPF0481 protein At3g47200-like, translating into MDPSPVLDIVKNTFTEAKSSKFTNGKNRSVQITHSVFPLIKEAGGKAHAVISIDPVRQEPLPCRKWPICRIPLHVREDNEKAYAPRLVSIGPLHHKRPGLEFMQAQKLRLFDSLLERGRHHGIYVLNVLSDAMKELEAETRECYAEDLTHIDSDSFTKMMLVDGCFVIELLRLGGKSYQGKLADDPIFATRWMPSNLGLDLLLIENQLPLFVLQRLFDLTRLGDEKDSLNKLALQFFESLRPGKDAITSETTDHADRKYTHLLALFHASFAPTETYCSNTQARRSCTYNTYSGKGWIYSAKSLSLCGLTFKKKSGNMLDLEFEDGVLKISQLFIDDNTGIVLRNLMAHEQGDRGSAPYFTSLVVFLGNLLCSRDDARVLMKAGIIRQPENDEEEVVNFFNSLVKQLVFDMDRCYLHELIEDVNISSQSVWAKLRLRCRPILPHLRIIEIALFTVSLAQTFILIRSS